The Curtobacterium herbarum genome contains the following window.
GGATTCAGCGTGGACGACGTCGACGCCGCCGTGGCCTTCTACGCCGGCGTCCTCGGCATCGACGTCCGGGTCCTCGTCGCCGGCCAGATGATGCAGCTCCGGTTGCCCGGCTCCGACGTCCACGTCCTGGTCTACGGCAAGCCCGACCACACCCCGGCGGCGTTCACGGTGCTGAACTTCGTCGTGGACGACATCGACACGGCCCTCGACGACCTGGCCGCGCTCGGCGTCCACCCGACGGACGGCGGGCAGTGGGCGGACGAGCGGCAGGTCCTCCGCGGCCGGTCGAAGGACATGGGGCCGGACATCGCCTGGTTCACGGACCCGGCCGGCAACGTCTTCTCCGTCCAGCAGCAGTGACCGCGTCCCCGTCGCCGGCGCCCTGATCCGATCCGAGCAGGTGCCGAGAACCCGTGCGCACGACGGCGGTCCGGGCGGATACTGGGGGAGTGCGAGAACTCCAAGCCGCCATCGCCGCGGACCTCAACGTCCAGCCGACCATCGACCCCGAGCAGGAGGTCGCCCGGCGCGTGGGCTTCCTGCGCGACTACCTGCTGACCACCGGCGCGAAGGGGTACGTCCTCGCCGTCAGTGGCGGGCAGGACTCCACCCTTGCCGGTCGGCTCACGCAGCTCGCGATCGAGTCGCTCCGCGCGGACGGTCACGCGGCCGAGTTCACCACGGTCCGGATGCCGTACCGCGTGCAGGCCGACGAGGATGACGCGCAGCTCGCGCTGCAGTTCATCGCCGCCGACCCGGGCATCGTCGTCAACATCGAGCACGGGGTCGACGGGGTCGTCCAGGACACGACGGACGCCGGGGTGCCGCTGAGCGACTTCGTCAAGGGCAACGTCAAGGCCCGGATGCGGATGGTCGCCCAGTACGCCGTGGCCGGGCAGCGCGGCTACCTGGTCGTCGGCACGGACCACGCGGCCGAGGCGGTGACCGGCTTCTTCACGAAGTACGGTGACGGCGGCGTCGACCTCACCCCGCTGACCGGCCTGACGAAGAGCCAGGGCCGCCAGCTCCTCGAACACCTCGGCGCTCCGGCCCGCCTGTACGAGAAGGCCCCGACCGCGGACCTGCTCGACGACCTGCCCGGCCAGACGGACGAGGCGAACCTCGGCCTGACGTACGCCGAGCTCGACGCCTACCTGCAGGGCCACGACGTGCCGGTCGAGGTCGCCGAGGCGATCGAGACCCGCTACCGCGCGACCGAGCACAAGCGCCAGGTGCCGGCGACGCCGTTCGACGAGTGGTGGCGCCCGACGGCGTGACCGTCGGCTGACCGACGGACGGGAGGCTCCCCACCGGACCGGTGGGGAGCCTCCCGTCCGTCGGCGGATCAGCCCTGGTCGCGGTCGCTGCGCCCGTCACGGTCGGGATCCGGGTTGCCGGAGTCCGGGTGCCCGGCGTCCTGACGCCCGTCTTCCTGTCGGCTGCCGTCCTGGCGTTCCAGGCCCTCGCTGGCGAGACGCTCCTGCCAGACGATGCTGCGGGCGGCGCCCTCGAGGACGTCCTCGACCGGGTGCCCGGTCTGGGCCGCCAGCGCGCCGCTGAGGCCGGCCGTCAGGGTGCCGCCGGCCTGCGCGAGCCGCGCGACGACCTCCTCCTGACGCGGGGTGAGCGGCTCGTCGACCAGCTCGTCCACCGCATCACGGATGTTCGCCTCGCTCGCGTTCAGCGCTTCCTCGTCACCGGACTGCAGAGCCGAGGCCTCGCCGACCACGACCAGGCCGAGGCGCGCTGCGTCCTGCTCCGGGCGACGGGTGTCGTTCTCGTCAGTCATGACGTGGACGGTACGCGCCGCGTGCTGCGCAGCATCCGGACGACGGGGGACGCGCTGGTACCGGAACGACGGGAGGCCCGGTACCAGCTGGTACCGGGCCTCCCGTCCGTGGTCGACGCCTCAGGCGCCGACCAGACGTCGCTGGTCAGCGACGGTTCGCACCGCGACCCGCGAAGCGCGTGTAGAGGAACAGCACGATGATGGCGCCGATGACCGAGCCGATGATGCCGGCCGGCTGGAAGAAGCCGTCCGTGACGTCGTGCTGGAAGATGAGGAAGCCGAGCAGGCCGCCCACGAACGAGCCGACGATGCCGAGGACGATGGTCATCAGGACCGACATGCTCTGCTTGCCGGGGACGATCAGTCGGGCGAGTGCACCGGCGATGAGGCCGATGATGATCAGGCTGATGATGAGGCCGAGTACGCCCATGGTGTTCTCCTTGTTCTGCGGCCGGTCCGAGGCAGCGGCGGATCACCGAGCTCAGGGCCGGTGCCCGATTGAACACCGGATCGACTCAGCGTGTCACCAGGAACGTCGGATACCGGTCAGCGCGGTGCGCCCGAACGTGCGGCCCGGTCGTGCGGCCCGGTCGTGCGTCAGAGCGCGCCCGAGGACTCCAGCTCACCCTG
Protein-coding sequences here:
- a CDS encoding VOC family protein produces the protein MFQPTSAYSGFSVDDVDAAVAFYAGVLGIDVRVLVAGQMMQLRLPGSDVHVLVYGKPDHTPAAFTVLNFVVDDIDTALDDLAALGVHPTDGGQWADERQVLRGRSKDMGPDIAWFTDPAGNVFSVQQQ
- the nadE gene encoding ammonia-dependent NAD(+) synthetase, which produces MRELQAAIAADLNVQPTIDPEQEVARRVGFLRDYLLTTGAKGYVLAVSGGQDSTLAGRLTQLAIESLRADGHAAEFTTVRMPYRVQADEDDAQLALQFIAADPGIVVNIEHGVDGVVQDTTDAGVPLSDFVKGNVKARMRMVAQYAVAGQRGYLVVGTDHAAEAVTGFFTKYGDGGVDLTPLTGLTKSQGRQLLEHLGAPARLYEKAPTADLLDDLPGQTDEANLGLTYAELDAYLQGHDVPVEVAEAIETRYRATEHKRQVPATPFDEWWRPTA
- a CDS encoding GlsB/YeaQ/YmgE family stress response membrane protein → MGVLGLIISLIIIGLIAGALARLIVPGKQSMSVLMTIVLGIVGSFVGGLLGFLIFQHDVTDGFFQPAGIIGSVIGAIIVLFLYTRFAGRGANRR